The region AGTTGCTCGCGACGATGGACGCCTCGCCGAGCCCGAACGGCGCGTTCTCGGTGCCGATGCTGGTGGCCAGGCCGTGCTCGTCGGTCACCATCTCGCTCATCAGGCGAAGAAGGGTCACCTGCTCCTCGATCGCCTCGAGCAGAGGGTGGATGCTGCCGCGGAAGTCCTGCTCGCGGCGCGCGAGGGTCGCCGCACCCGCCATCACCAGCCTCTCCTGCCGGAACTCGGCCAGCTCCTCCGCGATCACGGCGGCGAGAGCGCCGAGGGCGGGCTGCAGACGCGCGCCCGTCTTCGGCTCGATCGCCGAAGCGATGCGCTCGGCGGCCTCGCCGACGGCGCGGCCGGTGATGAGCGCCGCCAGCTGCGCGCGGAGCACCGCCAGATCGGCATCGTCGATGTCTATAGGCAGCGGTGAGATGCGCTGCGATACACCGCCCGCGTCGGTGACCAGCACCACGAGCACGCGGTTCGGCGCGAGGGCGACGAGCTCGACGTGGGTGATGCTCGCCCGGGCGAACGACGGGTACTGCGCGAGCGCAACCTGACCCGTCAGCTGCGTGAGCACGCGCACGGTGCGCGCCATCAGGTCGTCGAGGTCGCTGGGTGCCGCCAGGAACGATTCGATGGCGGTGCGCTGCGGCGCCGACAGCGGACGCAGCTGAGCGAGGTGGTTGACGAAGACGCGATAGCCCTTGTCGGTCGGCACCCGGCCCGATGAGGTGTGCGGAGCCGTGATGAGCTCTTCGTCTTCGAGCTGGGCCATGTCGTTGCGGATCGTCGCCGCCGACACGCCGAACGCATGCCGCTCGACGATCGACTTGCTGCCGACCGGCTCGTGCGTGGCGACGTAGTCCTGCACGATCGCGCGGAGGACCTCCAGCCCTCGCTGTGTGACCATCATCCCTCCCGCTGGCACTCGAACGTTCCGAGTGCCAATCCTACCCTGGAGCGGCTGTGGCCGGAGCGGCGCGCGGCGATCACTCGGTGAGCGCGCGCACGACGGCATCGGCCAGCAGCCGGCCGCGCAGCGTCAGCCGCACTCGGCGCTCTCGCAGCGCGGCGCTCGCGTCGGCGAGGCCGTCGGAGATGAGCTCGGCGACGCGGTCCCGACGGCTCTCTGCTATGTCGTCGATGGGCAGCCCCTCCGCTAGACGGCTCTGCAGCAGCACGCGCTCGAGGGTGCGCGCCTCGAGGTCGGGCCGCTCACGTCCCGCTGCGGGCGACTCGGCCAGCGCGAGCCGCTGCGCATAGGCGGCCGGATGCTTCACGTTCCACCACCGCAGCCCCGCGACATGGCTGTGCGCTCCGGGTCCGAATCCCCACCAGTCCGATCCGCGCCAGTACGCCAGATTGTGCCGCGAACGGTGATCGCCGCCGTCGGCGCGCGCCCAGTTGCTCACCTCGTACCAGTCGAAACCTGCCGCGCCCAGCCGCTGATCGGCTGCCTCGTACATGTCGGCCTGCAGATCGTCGTCGGGTGCAGCGACCTCGCCGCGACGGATCTGCCTGGCGAGCTTGGTGCCGTCCTCGATGATCAGCGCATACGCCGAGATGTGGTCGGGTGCGAGTGCGAGCGCCGCGTCGAGCGACCGCTCCCAGTCGGCCAGCGACTCCCCCGGCGCGCCGTAGATGAGATCGACGCTGACGTCGAGCCCGCCGTCCCGAGCGGCATCGACGGCCGTGCGCACGTTCTCGGGACGATGCGTGCGGTCGAGAGCGGCGAGCACGTGCGGCACGACCGATTGCATGCCGATCGAGAGGCGGGTCACACCGGCATCCACCAGCGTCCGCACGACCTCGGGCGTGACCGTGTCGGGGTTGGCCTCGACCGTCACCTCGGCGCCGTCACGGATGCCGAAGGCGGCCGTCGCCGCGGTGAGCATCCGGGCCAGATCACCGGCGGGCAGCAGAGTGGGTGTGCCTCCGCCGAAGAAGACGGTGTCGAGCGGACGGATGCCCCCGGCTTCGTCGAGCACATCGCGGGCGAGTGCGATCTCGCGGATCAGCGTGTCGGCGTACTCGTCCTGCTTCGCGCCGCGCAGTTCGGTCGCCGTATAGGTGTTGAAGTCGCAGTAGCCGCAGCGCACGCGGCAGAACGGCACGTGCAGATAAGCGGAGAAGGGCGCCGCAGCGTCGACGACGAGGTCTTCGGGAAGACGTCCGTGGGATGGGGCGGGGTCACCCAGCGGAAGAGCACCCGCCATCAGATCGGCGTCGCGTACAGCGGCGAGATGGCGCGCAGGTACAGCGCGAACAGCTCGCGGCGCCGGCGGCGCACCATGCCGGGAAGACGGTAGAGCAGAGCCACGGGCGCGTCGAAGGCACGCACCGTGAACCACACCTCGTCGGTGTCCTCGCGCCACTCGATGTCGAACGACTCCTCACCGCTGACCACCGAGCCGCCGACGGTGCCGAGCACGAAGCCGATACGACGATGCTCCTCGGTCACCGAGATGACCCGCAGCTCGGCATCCGCCCGCATGCCCTTCACTCGGCCGTGCAGCTTGAGCGTCATCCCCGGCGCGACGAAGGGCATGCCGTCGGCGGCGAAGCGCTGTTCGACCTGGGTGCGGTTCGGCGCGATGGGAGCACCCTCCGCATCGAAGCTGACGCCCGTGTACGCCGACCCGGCGGCGGGACGGACGTCGCGCAGCTCGAGGCCGGCGGCGCGCTGCGCCGTCCAGGACAGCAGGGCTTCACCCGCGGTGCGGAAGCGATCCTCGCCGCTGCCGAGACGCCACGAGTCCTCGGCCGGGATGCTGCGCTCCGGCGGATACTGCATGAGGTCGGGCGCATGGGTCGCACCCACCGCGGCATAGTCCACCGTGCCTTCTCGGAAAGTCCCGCGCCGCATGATCTCCAGCCTAAGTGACCTGTCTGAACAGACTCCGAACGACACCGCGTTCGCGGTGGACTACTTCTTATCCTTGCCTTCGACGTCACCCGACAGGGCTGCGATGAACGCCTCCTGCGGCACCTCGACGCGGCCGACCATCTTCATGCGCTTCTTGCCCTCCTTCTGCTTCTCGAGCAGCTTGCGCTTGCGGCTGATGTCACCGCCGTAGCACTTGGCGAGCACGTCCTTGCGGAGTGCGCGAATGGTTTCCCGAGCGATGATCCTGGCGCCGATGGCGGCCTGGATCGGAACCTCGAAGTTCTGACGAGGGATGAGCTTGCGCAGCCGCTCGGTCATGAGCGTGCCGTACGCATAGGCCTTGTCGCGGTGCACGATGGCGCTGAAGGCGTCGACCTTGTCGCCCTGCAGCAGCACATCGACCTTCACCAGGTCGGCCTCCTGGACTCCGGCGGGCTCGTAGTCGAGCGATGCGTAGCCCTGAGTCCTGGACTTGAGGTGGTCGAAGAAGTCGAACACGATCTCGCCGAGCGGCATCATGTAGCGCAGCTCGACGCGCTCCTCCGAGAAGTACTCCATGCCGAGCAGCGACCCTCGCCGCGACTGGCACAGCTCCATCACTGTGCCGACGTAGTCCTTGGGCAGCAGGATCGCCGCCTTGACCATCGGCTCGGCGACCGAGGCGACGCGCCCATCCGGATACTCGCTCGGGTTGGTGACGGTCACGTTCTCACCCGTATCGGTGGTCACCTCGTAGATCACGCTCGGAGCCGTGGTGATGAGGTCGAGTCCGAACTCGCGCGACAGGCGCTCGGTGATGATCTCGAGGTGCAGCAGTCCGAGGAAGCCGCAGCGGAAGCCGAAGCCCAGCGCGACAGAGGTCTCGGGCTCGTACTGCAGGGAGGCGTCGGACAGCTTGAGCTTGTCGAGTGCCTCACGCAGCTCGGCGTAGTCGCTGCCGTCGATCGGGTAGATGCCGGAGAACACCATCGGCTTCGGGTCGGTGTAGCCGGCCAGCGCCTCGGTCGCGGCGTTCCTGGCGGTTGTGACGGTGTCACCGACCTTGGAGAGGCGCACGTCCTTCACACCGGTGATCAGGTAGCCGACCTCGCCGACGCCGAGTCCCTTCGACGGGATGGGCTCGGGGCTCGAGACGCCGATCTCCAGCAGGTCGTGCATCGCCTTGGTCGACATCATCTGGATGCGCTCGCGCGGGTTCAGCTGGCCGTCGACCATGCGCACGTAGGTGACGACGCCGCGGTACGAGTCGTAGACGGAGTCGAAGATCATGGCGCGGGCAGGGGCATCCGGATCTCCGACCGGGGCGGGGATGTCCTGCACGATCCTGTCGAGGAGCTCCTCAACTCCGACACCGGTCTTGCCCGAGACGCGCAGGACGTCCTCAGGCTTTCCGCCGATCAGATCGGCGAGCTCCTTGGCGAACTTGTCGGGGTCTGCCGCGGGCAGGTCGATCTTGTTCAGGACGGGGATGATGTGCAGGTCGTTCTCGAGCGCCAGATACAGGTTGGCGAGGGTCTGCGCCTCGATGCCCTGCGCAGCATCGACGAGCAGGATGGCGCCCTCGCATGCGGCCAGTGACCGCGACACCTCGTAGGTGAAGTCGACGTGGCCCGGGGTGTCGATCATGTTGAGGGCGAACGTCTCGCCCTCCGCCGACCAGGGCATCCGCACGGCCTGGCTCTTGATCGTGATGCCGCGCTCACGCTCGATGTCCATGCGGTCCAGGTACTGCGCGCGCATGTCGCGATCCGCCACCGAGCCGGTGACCTGCAGCATCCGGTCGGCCAGCGTCGACTTGCCGTGGTCGATGTGGGCGATGATGCAGAAGTTGCGGATCTGCGTGGCGGGCGTCGCCGCAGGCGACAGCGGGGTGAGAGCGCGGGGTGACATGTGGTCCTTGAGGCGTCCGAGAGGGTTCAGGCAAGTCTACGTTCAGGCGGGCGGATCACCCATTCGTGCAGACCGGTGATAGTCTCGCGAAGTTGCCCTGATGGCACTGGATGCCGTCGGTGACAAGACTCCGTCACGGACCGCCCGTGTCTGACGGCGTTCGCTCCCCCGGGGGTGTGTTTGAATGCATCCCGACCCAGCGTTGCGTCGGCAGATCCCGAGCGCGTCTGTAAAAGAGAAAGACTCAACACCTTGATCAAGTATCTGTTGCGCCGCCTCATCGGGTGGGTGCTGATGATCGTCATCGCGACGAACATCACCTACTTCCTCGCGTGGCTGTATCTCGACCCAGAGAACAACTACTCCCAGCGCCGCCCGCCCATGTCGCCCGAGCAGATCGACGGTCTGCTCCGGCCGCGCAATCTGAGCGAGAACGTTCCGCTCGTGGAGCGCTGGTGGACCTGGCTCTCGAACATCGTCCTGCACTGGGACTGGGGCATGGGCCCCACCGGAGAGTCGGTCAACGAGCAGGTCGCCTACCGCGTCTGGGTCAGCGCGGAGCTCGTGCTCGGCGCGACGATCCTCACCACGGTCATCGGCATCGCGCTCGGCGTCTACACGGCGTCTCGCCAGTACAAGCTCGCCGACCGCATCGGCCAGGCGACCAGCATCGTGACGATGAACATCCCGACCGTCGTCGCCGGTTTCGGTCTCGTGCTGCTCGCGATCGGCTTCAACAACTGGGTCGGCACCACCGTCTTCTACGTGGTCGGCTCATCGAGCAAGGGCGTCGAGGGCTTCTTCCCCGTTCTGATCGACGCGCTGCAGCATCTCGCACTGCCGACCATCGGACTCGTGATCGTCGGATACGCGCAGATCCACTTCCTCCAGCGGTCGCTGCTGCTCGACAACATCAAGGCCGACTACGTGCGCACCGCTCGCGCCAAGGGCCTCACCAAGCAGCAGGCCATCCGCAAGCACGCCCTGCGCACCTCGCTGATCCCCGTCACCACCCAGGTCGCCTTCACCATCCCGCTGGTCTTCACCGGCGCGGTGATCACCGAGACGATCTTCAACTGGCGCGGTATGGGCAGCTACTTCATCACGACGCTGAACACGAACGACGTGCACGGCACGGTCGCCGTCGCCGCGTTCGGTGCCCTCATGACCGCCATCGGCGCCATCCTCGCCGATGCCATGGTCGTCATCCTCGATCCGAGAGTGCGGGTGAGCTGATGTCCTCCATCACCACGAATCCCCCGGCCGACGTCACACCCAAGGCACGCAAGCGCACGTCGATGCTGTCGCTGTACACACGGCGGTTCATGCGCAACCGCGGCGCTGTCATCGGCCTCGTCGTGCTCGCCCTGCTCGTGCTGTTCTCGGTCATCGGGCCGCTGATCTCGCCCTACGGCCCGGAAGACCTCGACTTC is a window of Microbacterium esteraromaticum DNA encoding:
- the hrcA gene encoding heat-inducible transcriptional repressor HrcA, producing the protein MVTQRGLEVLRAIVQDYVATHEPVGSKSIVERHAFGVSAATIRNDMAQLEDEELITAPHTSSGRVPTDKGYRVFVNHLAQLRPLSAPQRTAIESFLAAPSDLDDLMARTVRVLTQLTGQVALAQYPSFARASITHVELVALAPNRVLVVLVTDAGGVSQRISPLPIDIDDADLAVLRAQLAALITGRAVGEAAERIASAIEPKTGARLQPALGALAAVIAEELAEFRQERLVMAGAATLARREQDFRGSIHPLLEAIEEQVTLLRLMSEMVTDEHGLATSIGTENAPFGLGEASIVASNYAAPGGTARVGVMGPTRMDYPSNLAAARAVARYLSRMLEEDEAAR
- the hemW gene encoding radical SAM family heme chaperone HemW codes for the protein MAGALPLGDPAPSHGRLPEDLVVDAAAPFSAYLHVPFCRVRCGYCDFNTYTATELRGAKQDEYADTLIREIALARDVLDEAGGIRPLDTVFFGGGTPTLLPAGDLARMLTAATAAFGIRDGAEVTVEANPDTVTPEVVRTLVDAGVTRLSIGMQSVVPHVLAALDRTHRPENVRTAVDAARDGGLDVSVDLIYGAPGESLADWERSLDAALALAPDHISAYALIIEDGTKLARQIRRGEVAAPDDDLQADMYEAADQRLGAAGFDWYEVSNWARADGGDHRSRHNLAYWRGSDWWGFGPGAHSHVAGLRWWNVKHPAAYAQRLALAESPAAGRERPDLEARTLERVLLQSRLAEGLPIDDIAESRRDRVAELISDGLADASAALRERRVRLTLRGRLLADAVVRALTE
- a CDS encoding DUF1990 family protein — encoded protein: MRRGTFREGTVDYAAVGATHAPDLMQYPPERSIPAEDSWRLGSGEDRFRTAGEALLSWTAQRAAGLELRDVRPAAGSAYTGVSFDAEGAPIAPNRTQVEQRFAADGMPFVAPGMTLKLHGRVKGMRADAELRVISVTEEHRRIGFVLGTVGGSVVSGEESFDIEWREDTDEVWFTVRAFDAPVALLYRLPGMVRRRRRELFALYLRAISPLYATPI
- the lepA gene encoding translation elongation factor 4, whose translation is MSPRALTPLSPAATPATQIRNFCIIAHIDHGKSTLADRMLQVTGSVADRDMRAQYLDRMDIERERGITIKSQAVRMPWSAEGETFALNMIDTPGHVDFTYEVSRSLAACEGAILLVDAAQGIEAQTLANLYLALENDLHIIPVLNKIDLPAADPDKFAKELADLIGGKPEDVLRVSGKTGVGVEELLDRIVQDIPAPVGDPDAPARAMIFDSVYDSYRGVVTYVRMVDGQLNPRERIQMMSTKAMHDLLEIGVSSPEPIPSKGLGVGEVGYLITGVKDVRLSKVGDTVTTARNAATEALAGYTDPKPMVFSGIYPIDGSDYAELREALDKLKLSDASLQYEPETSVALGFGFRCGFLGLLHLEIITERLSREFGLDLITTAPSVIYEVTTDTGENVTVTNPSEYPDGRVASVAEPMVKAAILLPKDYVGTVMELCQSRRGSLLGMEYFSEERVELRYMMPLGEIVFDFFDHLKSRTQGYASLDYEPAGVQEADLVKVDVLLQGDKVDAFSAIVHRDKAYAYGTLMTERLRKLIPRQNFEVPIQAAIGARIIARETIRALRKDVLAKCYGGDISRKRKLLEKQKEGKKRMKMVGRVEVPQEAFIAALSGDVEGKDKK
- a CDS encoding ABC transporter permease, producing MIKYLLRRLIGWVLMIVIATNITYFLAWLYLDPENNYSQRRPPMSPEQIDGLLRPRNLSENVPLVERWWTWLSNIVLHWDWGMGPTGESVNEQVAYRVWVSAELVLGATILTTVIGIALGVYTASRQYKLADRIGQATSIVTMNIPTVVAGFGLVLLAIGFNNWVGTTVFYVVGSSSKGVEGFFPVLIDALQHLALPTIGLVIVGYAQIHFLQRSLLLDNIKADYVRTARAKGLTKQQAIRKHALRTSLIPVTTQVAFTIPLVFTGAVITETIFNWRGMGSYFITTLNTNDVHGTVAVAAFGALMTAIGAILADAMVVILDPRVRVS